One Rissa tridactyla isolate bRisTri1 chromosome 4, bRisTri1.patW.cur.20221130, whole genome shotgun sequence DNA window includes the following coding sequences:
- the SPATA2L gene encoding spermatogenesis-associated protein 2-like protein — protein MCAGSALRQECGQQYREEYRRCLEREFRRGRAGACSDPSFGERLRQRLGPEPALLGALQEDGPALLARGLRGRPDPGPALRGLAGAFRLLELAAVNLYLFPWRREFGTVQTFSGAYVHSLRPALPEADLVRSFGRLGYEQRDPHRLAITRLPPGPELVAAACGFFACRLECEILVEVVHRLRPRQLRPEELLEARQLAGDVEACVEMLQQQGAASDCGDGADLYQEMPASPEDTGGEDAATLALWRDRGSPRGARDVPRRGWDCCGDSGCGQEPVPSMGNPKPDTSSSSRLFLEQELGRASSPLSALAMGSGSPQVPGEAQDLPSAAPQEAPELPCYQLHSCLRRGVLPSYCCTTCQQLHAGACAAGQACRSRHHGQELRSERQQRLWLQRTEVDMLLADSSGPWS, from the exons ATGTGCGCGGGCTCGGCCCTGCGGCAGGAGTGCGGGCAGCAGTACCGGGAGGAGTACCGGCGCTGCTTGGAGCGGGAGttccgccggggccgcgccggggcctGCTCCGACCCCTCCTTCGGGGAGAGGCTGCGGCAGCGGCTGGGGCCGGAGCCGGCCCTGCTGGGGGCCCTGCAGGAGGACGGCCCGGCCCTGCTGGCCCGCGGGCTGCGGGGCCGCCCCGACCCGGGGCCGGCGCTGCGGGGCCTGGCCGGCGCCTTCCGTTTGCTGGAGCTGGCGGCCGTCAATCTCTACCTCTTCCCCTGGCGCAGGGAGTTCGGCACCGTCCAG ACCTTCTCTGGCGCGTATGTGCACTCGCTGCGCCCGGCGCTCCCCGAAGCTGACCTGGTGCGGAGCTTTGGCCGGCTGGGCTATGAACAGCGCGACCCGCACCGCCTGGCCATCACCCGCCTACCCCCAGGGCCCGAGCTGGTCGCCGCCGCCTGCGGCTTCTTCGCCTGCCGGCTGGAGTGCGAGATCCTGGTGGAGGTGGTGCACCGGCTGCGGCCGCGCCAACTGCGTcctgaggagctgctggaggcacgGCAGCTGGCCGGGGATGTGGAGGCCTGCGTGGAGATGCTGCAGCAACAAGGGGCTGCCAGCGACTGTGGCGATGGTGCAGATCTCTACCAGGAGATGCCAGCCAGCCCTGAGGACACGGGGGGAGAGGACGCAGCCACCCTGGCACTGTGGAGGGACCGTGGCAGCCCGCGGGGCGCTCGGGATGTGCCCAGGAGGGGCTGGGACTGCTGTGGAGACAGTGGGTGTGGGCAGGAGCCGGTACCCTCCATGGGCAACCCCAAACCAgacacttcctcctcctctcgcCTCTTCCTGGAGCAGGAGCTCGGCAGGGCCAGCAGCCCGCTCTCTGCTCTAGCCATGGGGAGCGGAAGCCCCCAGGTGCCAGGGGAAGCCCAGGATTTGCCCTCCGCCGCCCCCCAGGAAGCCCCCGAGCTGCCCTGCTACCAGCTGCACTCCTGCCTGCGCCGGGGCGTGCTGCCCTCCTACTGCTGCACCACCTGCCAGCAGCTCCACGCCGGTGCCTGCGCGGCCGGGCAGGCCTGCCGCAGCCGCCACCACGGGCAGGAGCTGCGCAGCGAGAGACAGCAGCGGCTGTGGCTGCAGCGGACAGAGGTGGACATGCTGCTGGCCGACAGCTCCGGCCCCTGGTCCTAG